The following proteins are encoded in a genomic region of Gammaproteobacteria bacterium:
- a CDS encoding SurA N-terminal domain-containing protein, whose translation MLLEDIRSWAHSWLMTILLVMIIVPFAFWGINQYFHGGGSMVVAEVDGTPIGVREFQQALQQQRYRLQTVMGSGLELDEAAEDRLKRETLNGMVEESVLVDRATRKGMTVGDEHLATLIHAQQAFQSNGQFSRDRYEAWLHRQGYAPGGFEQSFRRSLVIRQLQQGVVEAAFLTGAERERLERLQGQRRSFAYLVIPAARYRGQVQVSDEQVQEFYREHQSDFLSPEQVDAEYVEVSREALAAGVGVSEEELRQRYDSQRASFGDRSFEDVRATLLREVQLERSEAPYFEQGERLANLAFEHPDSLEPAAKALGLEVLSTGFFSRKGGEGIAVEPRFASAAFAEEVFQQGHNSEPVELSGGRVIVLRARDVRPAVQRSLDEVRAQIVERLTARAATERAEAAARAVAQELQGGLDRTELARREGLEWVEVVEGKRRASGIDPAITARVFQLPKPVAEQRVFGTTPVANGDAAVIALQSVLDGEPAAKKAGAPADRILDQAYGQATYDSLVETLRTGASVEVYNDRL comes from the coding sequence ATGCTGCTAGAGGACATCCGGAGCTGGGCCCACTCCTGGCTCATGACGATCCTGCTGGTGATGATCATCGTCCCCTTCGCCTTCTGGGGCATCAACCAGTACTTCCACGGCGGCGGCTCGATGGTCGTGGCCGAGGTGGACGGCACCCCGATCGGGGTGAGGGAGTTCCAGCAGGCTCTGCAGCAGCAGCGTTATCGCCTTCAGACGGTCATGGGGAGCGGTCTCGAGTTGGACGAGGCCGCCGAAGACCGCCTGAAGCGCGAGACCCTGAACGGGATGGTCGAGGAGTCGGTGCTGGTCGACCGGGCGACCCGCAAGGGAATGACGGTGGGTGACGAGCATCTCGCCACGCTCATCCACGCGCAGCAGGCCTTTCAGTCCAACGGGCAATTCTCCCGCGACCGGTACGAAGCCTGGCTCCACCGCCAGGGCTACGCCCCCGGAGGGTTCGAGCAGAGCTTCCGTCGATCGCTGGTCATCCGGCAACTGCAACAAGGGGTCGTCGAGGCCGCCTTCCTGACAGGGGCCGAGCGCGAGCGGCTCGAGCGCCTCCAGGGGCAGCGGCGGAGCTTCGCGTACCTGGTCATCCCGGCCGCGCGCTACCGGGGCCAGGTGCAGGTGAGCGACGAGCAGGTGCAGGAGTTCTATCGCGAGCACCAGTCCGATTTCCTCTCGCCCGAGCAGGTCGACGCCGAGTACGTGGAGGTGTCGCGCGAAGCGCTGGCCGCCGGCGTGGGAGTCTCCGAGGAGGAGCTCCGGCAACGCTACGACTCCCAGCGCGCGAGCTTCGGCGATCGCTCCTTCGAGGACGTGCGGGCCACGCTCCTGCGCGAGGTCCAACTCGAGCGTTCGGAGGCGCCCTACTTCGAGCAGGGGGAGCGGCTCGCCAACCTTGCCTTCGAGCACCCGGACTCTCTGGAGCCCGCGGCCAAGGCGCTGGGGCTCGAGGTTCTCAGCACCGGTTTCTTCTCCCGCAAGGGCGGGGAGGGCATCGCGGTGGAGCCCCGCTTCGCCTCCGCTGCCTTCGCTGAAGAGGTGTTCCAGCAGGGGCACAACTCGGAGCCGGTGGAGTTGTCCGGGGGGCGTGTCATCGTGCTGCGTGCCCGGGACGTCCGGCCTGCGGTTCAGCGCTCCCTGGACGAGGTCCGCGCGCAGATCGTCGAGCGGCTGACCGCTCGGGCGGCGACGGAACGGGCCGAGGCCGCGGCACGAGCGGTCGCGCAGGAACTGCAAGGGGGCCTCGATCGCACCGAGCTGGCGCGGCGCGAGGGCCTGGAGTGGGTGGAGGTGGTCGAGGGCAAACGTCGCGCGAGCGGCATCGACCCGGCGATCACCGCCCGTGTCTTCCAACTGCCGAAGCCGGTCGCGGAGCAACGGGTCTTTGGCACCACCCCGGTCGCCAACGGGGATGCCGCGGTGATCGCGCTGCAGTCGGTCCTCGACGGAGAGCCTGCCGCGAAGAAGGCGGGCGCGCCCGCGGACCGCATCCTCGATCAGGCCTATGGCCAGGCGACGTACGATTCCCTGGTCGAGACCCTGCGGACGGGCGCGAGCGTCGAGGTTTACAACGACCGGCTCTGA
- a CDS encoding enoyl-ACP reductase gives MGFLEGKRGLIVGLASNRSIAWGIAQAMHREGATLAFTYQNDKLKDRVESLAPEVGSNLCLPCDVSSDAEIQALFDRLGREWGALDILVHSVAYAPKEQLEGNFLDTVTRDGFRTAQDISAYSLAALAKGARPLMRGRKAAIVAMTYLGAVRAVPHYNVMGIAKASLEATVRYMADNLGPEGIRVNAVSAGPIRTLAAAGISDFRRLLDYSERNTPLRRNVTIEEVGNVAAFLCSDLAAGVTGDVVYVDSGFHVTAMGSGPL, from the coding sequence ATGGGTTTTCTCGAAGGGAAACGCGGCCTGATCGTCGGACTCGCGAGCAACCGCTCCATCGCCTGGGGGATCGCGCAGGCGATGCACCGTGAGGGCGCCACCCTGGCGTTCACCTACCAGAACGACAAGCTGAAGGACCGGGTCGAGAGCCTGGCGCCGGAGGTCGGCTCCAACCTGTGCCTGCCCTGCGATGTGTCGAGCGACGCGGAGATCCAGGCGCTCTTCGACCGGCTCGGCCGCGAGTGGGGCGCACTCGACATCCTGGTGCACTCGGTCGCCTACGCGCCAAAGGAGCAGCTCGAGGGCAACTTTCTGGACACCGTGACCCGCGATGGGTTCCGCACCGCCCAGGACATCAGCGCCTACAGTCTCGCCGCGCTCGCGAAGGGCGCGCGCCCACTCATGCGCGGGCGCAAGGCCGCGATCGTTGCCATGACCTATCTCGGTGCGGTACGCGCCGTGCCGCACTACAACGTCATGGGGATCGCCAAGGCGAGCCTGGAGGCGACGGTGCGCTACATGGCGGACAACCTGGGCCCCGAGGGGATCCGGGTGAACGCCGTGTCCGCGGGTCCCATCCGCACGCTCGCCGCCGCCGGGATCAGCGACTTCCGGCGTCTCCTGGACTACAGCGAGCGCAACACCCCGCTGCGGCGCAACGTCACGATCGAAGAGGTCGGAAACGTCGCGGCCTTCCTCTGCTCCGACCTGGCCGCGGGGGTGACCGGAGACGTCGTGTACGTGGACAGCGGATTCCACGTCACAGCGATGGGCTCCGGCCCGCTCTGA
- a CDS encoding ABC transporter substrate-binding protein, which produces MPASYNRSAPQRQTCLAPRSRSFFALSPRCLRLLAGVCSAALAGCGPQPWNDPYPRAQAGGNVLFSSFSERPKHLDPVRSYSENEYAFIGQIYEPPLQYHYLKRPYQLVPLTAAAMPEPVYRDAQGRTLAPDAPAAAVALSVYEVRIQPGILYQPHPAFARDEEGRALYLDLPPGALDRVRGLGDFPRTGTRELVAEDYVHQIKRMAHPRLHSPIAGVMGEYIAGLTGYGESLRAALAGREQRAGEGAFLDLREFPVPGAEVVDRYTFRITVRGKYPQFLYWLAMPFFAPMPWEVDRFYAQPGMAERNLVLDWYPVGTGPYMLVENNPNRRMVLVRNPNFRGEPYPGEGEPEDRSLGLLEDAGKPMPFIERAVYSLEKEDIPYWSKFLQGYYDASGITSDSFDQAVRLGSQGDPEVTERLSGQGVRLVTAVRVSTSYTGFNMLDPVVGGHGEPARLLRRALSIVVDFEEFISIFANGRGVAAQGPVPPGIFGHREGNAGVNPYVYLWRDGGAARRGLEEAKRLLAQAGFPHGRDQATGKPLLLNLDTTASGPDDKARLDWMRKQFAKIGVQLAVRATDYNRFQEKMRKGTAQIYQWGWNADYPDPENFLFLLYGPNGKVEHGGENASNYASPEFDRLFEALKDLEDGPERQALIDRAVEVARRDAPWMWGLHPKAYSLHHGWYSNVKVNLMANNTLKYRRVDPDLRARRLAEWNRPVLWPVVAGGAAVLLSLVPAIAGYRRRQHRGAL; this is translated from the coding sequence ATGCCGGCGAGTTATAATCGGTCGGCCCCCCAAAGGCAAACCTGCTTGGCGCCTCGTTCGCGCAGCTTTTTCGCTCTCTCCCCGCGGTGCCTGCGCCTGCTGGCGGGAGTGTGTTCCGCTGCCCTCGCGGGGTGCGGACCGCAGCCCTGGAACGATCCCTACCCGCGGGCACAGGCCGGCGGAAACGTCCTTTTCAGCTCCTTCTCCGAGCGCCCGAAGCACCTGGACCCGGTGCGCTCGTACAGCGAGAACGAATACGCGTTCATCGGCCAGATCTACGAGCCGCCCCTCCAGTACCACTACCTCAAGCGCCCGTATCAACTGGTGCCCCTCACGGCCGCGGCCATGCCCGAGCCGGTCTATCGGGACGCGCAGGGGCGCACGCTTGCCCCGGACGCGCCGGCCGCGGCGGTCGCGCTCTCCGTGTACGAGGTGCGGATCCAGCCCGGGATCCTCTATCAGCCGCACCCCGCCTTCGCGCGTGACGAGGAGGGAAGGGCGCTGTACCTCGACCTGCCGCCCGGGGCGCTCGATCGGGTGCGCGGGTTGGGCGACTTTCCACGCACCGGCACGCGCGAGTTGGTGGCCGAGGACTACGTTCATCAGATCAAGCGCATGGCCCACCCGCGGCTCCACTCTCCGATTGCCGGCGTGATGGGTGAGTACATCGCGGGCCTCACCGGGTACGGCGAGTCCCTGCGCGCGGCCCTCGCCGGGCGTGAGCAAAGGGCGGGCGAGGGTGCCTTTCTCGATCTGCGGGAGTTTCCGGTCCCGGGTGCGGAGGTGGTGGATCGCTACACCTTCCGGATCACCGTGCGCGGGAAGTATCCCCAGTTCCTGTACTGGCTGGCGATGCCGTTCTTCGCCCCCATGCCCTGGGAGGTCGATCGCTTCTACGCGCAGCCCGGAATGGCGGAACGCAACCTCGTGCTGGACTGGTATCCGGTCGGCACGGGCCCCTACATGCTGGTGGAGAACAACCCGAACCGGCGCATGGTGCTGGTGCGCAACCCGAATTTTCGGGGCGAGCCGTACCCGGGAGAGGGCGAGCCCGAGGACCGGTCTCTCGGCCTGCTGGAAGACGCCGGCAAGCCCATGCCGTTCATCGAGCGCGCCGTCTACAGCCTGGAGAAGGAGGACATCCCCTATTGGAGCAAGTTCCTCCAGGGGTACTACGACGCCTCCGGCATCACCTCCGACAGCTTCGACCAGGCGGTACGTCTCGGCAGCCAGGGCGACCCCGAGGTGACGGAGCGCCTGAGCGGGCAGGGCGTGCGCCTGGTGACGGCGGTGCGGGTCTCGACCTCGTACACGGGGTTCAACATGCTCGACCCCGTCGTCGGCGGCCACGGCGAGCCCGCGCGCCTCCTGCGCCGGGCCCTTTCCATCGTTGTCGACTTCGAGGAATTCATCTCCATCTTCGCCAACGGCCGGGGAGTCGCGGCGCAGGGGCCCGTTCCGCCCGGGATCTTCGGACACCGCGAGGGCAATGCCGGCGTCAACCCTTACGTCTATCTCTGGCGCGACGGCGGGGCCGCGCGCCGGGGTCTCGAGGAGGCGAAGCGGCTGCTGGCGCAGGCGGGCTTTCCCCACGGCCGCGATCAGGCGACCGGCAAGCCCCTGCTGCTGAATCTCGACACCACGGCCTCGGGCCCCGACGACAAGGCCCGGCTTGACTGGATGCGCAAGCAGTTCGCGAAGATCGGGGTGCAACTGGCGGTGCGCGCGACCGACTACAACCGGTTCCAGGAGAAGATGCGCAAGGGTACCGCGCAGATCTACCAGTGGGGATGGAACGCGGATTACCCCGACCCCGAGAATTTCCTCTTCCTGCTCTACGGGCCCAACGGGAAGGTGGAACACGGGGGGGAGAATGCCTCCAATTACGCGAGCCCCGAGTTCGACCGCCTGTTCGAGGCGCTCAAGGATCTGGAGGACGGCCCCGAGCGCCAGGCCCTCATCGACCGTGCGGTGGAGGTCGCGCGCCGCGACGCACCTTGGATGTGGGGGCTGCACCCGAAGGCCTACTCCCTGCACCACGGCTGGTACTCGAACGTGAAGGTCAACCTGATGGCGAACAACACGCTGAAGTACCGCCGGGTCGACCCGGACCTGAGGGCCCGTCGTCTCGCCGAGTGGAACCGCCCCGTGCTCTGGCCGGTCGTGGCCGGCGGCGCCGCGGTCCTCCTTTCGCTCGTGCCGGCCATCGCGGGCTACCGGCGTCGCCAGCACCGGGGCGCCCTGTGA
- a CDS encoding ABC transporter permease has translation MIAYLARRLLYALPILVGVNVLTFFLFFVVNSPDDMARLHLGVKRVTPEAIEKWKAERGYDRPLFWNAPEPGLAALTETIFFQKSVRLFAFDFGRSDEGREISRDIAERTWPSLAIAVPALLVGLLVNVTVAMTLAFFRGTYLDAWGVVFAVVLMSVSSLFYIIGGQYLVGKLLRLVPISGYEGGLDALKFIVLPVLVSLAAGVGSGTRWYRTLFLEELGRDYVRTARAKGLAERAVLFKHVLRNALIPILTGVVVVLPLLFLGSLITEAFFGIPGLGSYTIDAIHQQDFAVVRAMVFLGSVLYIVGLLLTDISYTLVDPRVRLE, from the coding sequence GTGATCGCCTACCTGGCTCGCCGGCTGCTCTACGCGTTGCCCATCCTGGTCGGCGTGAACGTGCTGACGTTCTTCCTCTTCTTCGTCGTCAACAGCCCGGACGACATGGCGCGCCTGCACCTCGGGGTGAAGCGCGTGACCCCGGAGGCCATCGAGAAGTGGAAGGCCGAGCGGGGATATGACCGCCCCCTCTTCTGGAACGCGCCCGAGCCGGGGCTCGCCGCGCTGACCGAAACGATCTTCTTTCAGAAGTCGGTGCGACTGTTCGCCTTCGACTTCGGGCGTTCGGACGAGGGCCGGGAGATCTCCCGCGACATCGCCGAGCGCACGTGGCCGAGTCTGGCCATCGCGGTGCCGGCGCTCCTGGTGGGGCTGCTGGTGAACGTCACGGTGGCCATGACGCTCGCGTTCTTCCGCGGCACGTACCTCGACGCCTGGGGGGTCGTCTTCGCCGTGGTGCTGATGTCGGTGTCCAGCCTCTTCTACATCATCGGCGGGCAGTACCTCGTGGGGAAGCTGCTCCGTCTCGTCCCCATCTCCGGTTACGAGGGGGGGCTGGACGCGCTGAAATTCATCGTCCTGCCCGTGCTGGTCAGCCTCGCGGCCGGTGTGGGGTCAGGCACGCGCTGGTACCGCACGCTCTTCCTGGAAGAGTTGGGCCGGGACTACGTGCGGACCGCCCGCGCCAAGGGGCTCGCCGAGCGTGCCGTGCTCTTCAAGCACGTTCTGCGCAACGCCCTCATCCCGATCCTCACCGGCGTGGTCGTGGTACTGCCGCTGCTGTTCCTGGGCAGCCTGATCACGGAGGCGTTCTTCGGCATCCCCGGCCTCGGCAGCTACACCATCGACGCCATCCACCAGCAGGATTTCGCGGTGGTCCGAGCCATGGTGTTCCTCGGGTCGGTGCTCTACATCGTGGGGCTGCTCCTGACCGACATCTCCTACACGCTCGTCGACCCGCGGGTGCGCCTCGAGTGA
- a CDS encoding ABC transporter permease, with product MAPVVLWTDALIFTLVGVALVFGLHARRREHLREPWRRVARSPKGVAAGTVLAAFVAVGLLDSLHFHPRLDGAEEGGSAEHYSTEVVSVFDLLVWPLRERVEKTYSAPFGTHAYAKETLDLGGGRQAREYPRLVHGGAHLSDPGRRGADIALRTLAGLGASIALWLALVALFVAVRTARRGDRFGPLWRALWAGHWQWPWRAFLATAGVLLTLVTLGVALAGAYHVLGTDKVGQDVLYQTLKSVRTGLVIGTVSTLVMLPLAIALGISAGYFRGLVDDAVQYLYTTLNSIPGVLLIAAAVLMLQVYMANHPDDFESLAERADLRLLFLSIILGVTSWTGLARLLRAETLKLSQVEFVLAAQALGVASGRILSRHILPNVMHIVLITVVLDFSGLVLAEAVLSYVSIGVDPTTISWGNMINSARLELAREPVVWWSLAAAFVFMFSLVLSANLFADVVRDAFDPRLRGSERPA from the coding sequence ATTGCGCCGGTCGTCCTCTGGACCGATGCCCTGATCTTCACCCTCGTCGGTGTGGCGCTGGTCTTCGGTCTGCACGCGCGACGCCGTGAGCACCTGCGCGAGCCCTGGCGGCGCGTGGCGCGCAGCCCCAAGGGGGTCGCCGCGGGGACGGTGCTCGCAGCCTTCGTCGCCGTCGGCCTGCTGGACTCGCTGCACTTCCACCCACGGCTCGACGGGGCGGAGGAGGGGGGCAGCGCCGAGCACTACTCGACGGAGGTCGTGAGCGTCTTCGACCTTCTCGTCTGGCCCCTGCGCGAGCGGGTCGAGAAGACCTACTCCGCACCGTTCGGGACCCACGCCTATGCGAAGGAGACCCTCGACCTCGGGGGGGGACGGCAGGCGCGGGAGTACCCCCGGTTGGTCCACGGCGGGGCGCATCTGAGCGACCCGGGCAGGAGGGGGGCGGACATCGCGCTCCGGACCCTCGCGGGACTCGGTGCGAGCATCGCCCTCTGGCTGGCCCTGGTGGCCCTCTTCGTCGCGGTTCGGACAGCCCGGCGAGGAGATCGGTTCGGGCCCCTCTGGCGGGCCCTCTGGGCCGGGCATTGGCAGTGGCCCTGGCGCGCGTTCCTGGCGACCGCGGGGGTACTGCTCACCCTGGTGACCCTGGGTGTCGCCCTTGCGGGCGCCTACCACGTTCTCGGCACCGACAAGGTGGGTCAGGACGTCCTGTACCAGACCCTGAAGAGCGTTCGCACCGGGCTCGTCATCGGCACGGTCTCGACGCTCGTGATGCTCCCCCTCGCCATCGCCCTCGGGATCTCGGCCGGATACTTCCGGGGGCTCGTCGACGACGCGGTGCAGTATCTCTACACCACGCTGAACTCGATACCGGGGGTGTTGCTGATCGCGGCGGCGGTCCTGATGTTGCAGGTCTACATGGCCAACCACCCCGACGACTTCGAGAGCCTTGCCGAGCGTGCAGACCTGCGACTGCTGTTCCTCAGCATCATCCTGGGGGTGACCAGTTGGACGGGCCTCGCCCGGTTGCTGCGCGCCGAGACGCTCAAGCTGAGCCAGGTGGAGTTCGTGCTGGCGGCGCAGGCCCTCGGTGTGGCGAGCGGACGCATCCTGTCGCGCCACATCCTGCCCAACGTGATGCACATCGTCCTCATCACGGTGGTGCTCGACTTCAGCGGGCTCGTCCTGGCCGAGGCCGTGCTGTCCTACGTGAGCATCGGCGTCGACCCGACCACCATCAGCTGGGGCAACATGATCAACAGCGCACGCCTGGAGCTCGCCCGGGAGCCGGTCGTCTGGTGGTCCCTCGCGGCGGCCTTCGTCTTCATGTTCTCCCTGGTGCTCTCCGCCAACCTCTTCGCCGACGTGGTGCGCGACGCCTTCGACCCGCGCCTGCGGGGCAGCGAGCGTCCCGCGTGA
- a CDS encoding ABC transporter ATP-binding protein: MTASAQALLEVRGLRVSLSVPGGTVRAVDGVDLTVMPGETHAILGESGCGKSMTALSILRLLPVAGRVVDGSVRLDGTDLLRLPEHAMRAVRGGRIAMIFQEPQSSLNPVLTVGDQIAEGVRRHRGLSRRAALRRAVELLEAVGIPDPSRRVSEYPHQLSGGMKQRVMIASALAGEPDLLIADEPTTALDVTIQAQVLELLERLRRERGMAVLLITHDLGVVAESAQRVAVMYAGQVVEEGATASLFARPLHPYTRKLFAALPAVGKRGGALEVIPGTVPSLTEDAPGCRFAPRCEQAWARCRAAAPGWHPLGEGQGVRCHLYAEGRDAAPGLPSGPAVARTSMAVPEEGTPAPLLRIQGLQVHFPIRRGLLQRVVAQVRAVDGVDLDLAAGRTLALVGESGCGKTTVGHAILQFRRPTAGSVRFDGEELTHLSGPALRRRRRELQIVFQDPYASMNPRMLVGDIVVEGMLAQGTLPDRPARRSRVAELLAQVGLGPGATDRYPHEFSGGQRQRIAIARALAVEPRLVVCDEPTSALDVSVQAQILNLLRSLQDRLGLAYLFITHNLAVVEYLAHEVAVMYLGRIVERGPVGAVLRGPAHPYTRALLSAVPVPDPTSGRAVIHLEGELPSPSHPPRGCHFHPRCPQAVDVCRETYPETVEVGAGHRVACHLYPSS, encoded by the coding sequence GTGACCGCCTCCGCGCAGGCCCTCCTCGAGGTCCGTGGCCTGCGGGTGTCGCTGAGCGTGCCGGGCGGGACGGTGCGCGCGGTCGACGGCGTGGACCTGACGGTGATGCCCGGGGAGACGCACGCGATCCTCGGGGAGTCGGGGTGCGGGAAGTCCATGACGGCGCTCTCGATCCTGCGTTTGCTGCCGGTGGCCGGGCGGGTCGTGGACGGCAGCGTACGGCTCGACGGGACCGACCTGCTGCGCCTGCCCGAGCACGCCATGCGCGCCGTTCGGGGCGGGCGCATCGCCATGATCTTTCAGGAGCCTCAGTCCTCGCTGAACCCGGTGCTGACCGTGGGCGACCAGATCGCCGAGGGCGTGCGCCGGCACCGGGGACTGTCGCGCCGGGCGGCGCTGCGTCGGGCCGTGGAGCTGCTGGAGGCGGTCGGCATCCCGGACCCTTCCCGGCGGGTGAGCGAGTACCCGCACCAGCTCTCCGGCGGCATGAAGCAGCGAGTGATGATCGCCAGCGCCCTGGCCGGTGAGCCGGACCTCCTGATCGCCGACGAGCCGACCACCGCGCTCGACGTCACCATTCAGGCCCAGGTGCTGGAACTGCTGGAGCGGCTGCGCCGCGAACGGGGAATGGCGGTCCTGCTGATCACGCACGACCTGGGGGTCGTGGCGGAGTCGGCGCAGCGGGTGGCGGTCATGTACGCCGGACAGGTGGTCGAGGAGGGTGCGACGGCCAGCCTCTTCGCCCGACCCCTGCACCCGTACACGCGGAAACTCTTCGCGGCCCTGCCTGCCGTGGGAAAACGGGGCGGAGCGCTCGAGGTCATCCCGGGGACGGTGCCGTCGTTGACCGAGGACGCCCCGGGTTGTCGCTTCGCCCCGCGCTGCGAGCAGGCGTGGGCGCGTTGTCGCGCCGCGGCGCCCGGCTGGCACCCGCTCGGGGAGGGGCAAGGGGTGCGCTGCCATCTGTACGCGGAAGGCCGGGACGCGGCGCCCGGCCTGCCTTCCGGCCCCGCCGTGGCCCGGACCTCCATGGCCGTTCCCGAGGAGGGGACCCCGGCACCCCTGCTGAGGATCCAGGGGCTGCAGGTGCATTTTCCCATCCGCCGCGGGCTCCTGCAGCGGGTCGTCGCGCAGGTGCGCGCCGTCGACGGGGTGGACCTGGACCTTGCGGCGGGGCGCACGCTCGCCCTGGTGGGGGAGTCGGGCTGTGGGAAGACCACAGTCGGCCACGCGATCCTGCAGTTTCGGCGCCCGACCGCGGGCTCGGTACGCTTCGACGGCGAGGAGTTGACCCACCTCTCCGGCCCGGCCCTGAGACGCCGCCGGCGGGAACTGCAGATCGTCTTCCAGGACCCCTACGCCTCGATGAACCCCCGCATGCTGGTGGGGGACATCGTGGTGGAGGGGATGCTTGCCCAGGGCACGCTGCCGGACCGGCCTGCACGACGGAGCCGGGTGGCAGAGTTGCTGGCGCAGGTGGGACTCGGCCCCGGGGCCACGGACCGTTACCCCCACGAGTTCTCGGGCGGTCAGCGCCAGCGCATCGCGATCGCCCGCGCCCTGGCCGTGGAGCCGAGGCTGGTGGTGTGCGACGAGCCGACGAGCGCGCTCGACGTGTCGGTGCAGGCACAGATCCTGAATCTGCTTCGGAGCCTGCAGGACCGCCTGGGGCTGGCCTACCTGTTCATCACCCACAACCTGGCGGTCGTGGAATATCTCGCCCACGAGGTCGCGGTGATGTATCTGGGCCGGATCGTGGAGCGAGGTCCGGTGGGCGCGGTGCTTCGCGGCCCCGCCCATCCCTACACTCGGGCGCTGCTCTCAGCGGTGCCGGTCCCCGACCCGACGAGCGGGCGCGCGGTGATCCACCTGGAGGGCGAGCTGCCGTCTCCTTCCCATCCGCCCCGGGGCTGCCACTTCCACCCCCGCTGCCCTCAGGCCGTGGACGTGTGCCGTGAGACCTATCCGGAGACGGTCGAGGTCGGTGCCGGCCACCGGGTGGCCTGCCACCTGTACCCTTCGTCGTAA